The Streptomyces sp. NBC_01244 genome contains a region encoding:
- a CDS encoding S28 family serine protease → MRKKLGWLLSLAVLIGTVGAAGTTAQAATAAEPSAVTDATATDAKAATEDIKDRILAIPGMSLIEEKPYPGYRFFVLNYEQPVDHRAPWKGTFKQRLTLLHKDVTRPTVFFTSGYNVNTNPRRSEPTTIIDGNQVSLEYRFFTPSRPDPANWANLDIWQAASDQHRVFTALKKVYKKNWLSTGGSKGGMTATYFERFYPRDMDGVVAYVAPNDVVNKEDSAYDRFFAKVGTKECRDKLNAVQREALVRREPLEAKYAVAAAENGWTFTTVGNLDKAYEAVVLDYVWAFWQYSLLADCATIPAAATATDQEIWDTIDAISGFSAYADQGLETYTPYYYQAGTQLGSPDIKQPHLGNLSRYGYQPPRNFVPRDIPMTFQPAAMRDVDTWVKNNAHQMLFVYGQNDPWGAEPFHLGYGARDSYVMTAPGANHGANVSKLMEAEKALATAKILQWAGVAPAAGSTGAAKAAPLAKPDAQLDQRDIEREPMLRP, encoded by the coding sequence ATGCGCAAGAAGCTCGGATGGCTGCTGTCGCTCGCGGTGCTGATCGGCACCGTGGGTGCGGCCGGCACCACGGCGCAAGCGGCCACCGCCGCGGAACCGTCCGCCGTCACGGATGCCACCGCCACGGATGCCAAGGCCGCCACGGAAGACATCAAGGACCGGATCCTCGCGATCCCGGGGATGAGCCTGATCGAGGAGAAGCCGTACCCCGGCTACCGCTTCTTCGTACTGAACTACGAGCAGCCGGTCGATCACCGCGCGCCGTGGAAGGGCACCTTCAAGCAGCGCCTGACCCTGCTGCACAAGGACGTCACGCGGCCCACGGTGTTCTTCACCTCCGGCTACAACGTCAACACCAACCCGCGCCGCAGCGAGCCGACGACCATAATCGACGGCAACCAGGTGTCGCTGGAGTACCGTTTCTTCACCCCGTCCCGCCCCGACCCGGCCAACTGGGCGAACCTCGACATCTGGCAGGCCGCCAGTGACCAGCACCGCGTCTTCACCGCCCTGAAGAAGGTCTACAAGAAGAACTGGCTCTCCACGGGCGGCAGCAAGGGCGGCATGACCGCCACCTACTTCGAGCGCTTCTACCCGCGCGACATGGACGGCGTGGTGGCGTACGTCGCCCCCAACGACGTGGTGAACAAGGAGGACTCGGCCTACGACCGGTTCTTCGCCAAGGTCGGCACCAAGGAGTGCCGCGACAAGCTGAACGCGGTGCAGCGCGAGGCGCTCGTGCGCCGCGAGCCGCTGGAGGCCAAGTACGCGGTCGCCGCCGCCGAGAACGGCTGGACCTTCACCACCGTCGGCAACCTCGACAAGGCCTACGAGGCCGTCGTGCTCGACTACGTGTGGGCCTTCTGGCAGTACAGCCTGCTCGCCGACTGCGCCACGATCCCGGCCGCCGCCACCGCGACCGACCAGGAGATCTGGGACACGATCGACGCGATCTCCGGCTTCTCGGCCTACGCCGACCAGGGCCTGGAGACGTACACGCCGTACTACTACCAGGCGGGCACCCAGCTCGGTTCCCCCGACATCAAGCAGCCCCACCTGGGCAACCTCAGCCGCTACGGCTACCAGCCGCCGCGCAACTTCGTGCCCCGCGACATCCCGATGACCTTCCAGCCGGCGGCGATGCGGGACGTCGACACCTGGGTGAAGAACAACGCCCACCAGATGCTCTTCGTCTACGGGCAGAACGACCCGTGGGGTGCCGAACCGTTCCACCTCGGCTACGGGGCCCGCGACAGCTACGTGATGACCGCTCCGGGCGCCAACCACGGGGCCAACGTCTCCAAGCTCATGGAGGCCGAGAAGGCGCTGGCCACCGCGAAGATCCTGCAGTGGGCCGGAGTGGCCCCGGCCGCCGGGTCCACCGGTGCGGCGAAGGCCGCGCCCCTGGCGAAGCCGGACGCGCAGCTCGACCAGCGCGACATCGAGCGCGAGCCGATGCTGCGCCCGTAG
- a CDS encoding aldehyde dehydrogenase family protein, giving the protein MHSYEVWVNGAEEPGTRWIYWPRVGQLLREPFEVLGLKARLERGEDLPYDDRLLAGRVAMSTPEQGLRALAAARAAQPGWAGIPLADRLELLHGIHRAVVERREELTGLLVAEGHPVRLAGWELDSVAASFHPDSVADFAGRLREPERTAAGRRTRMVRKPDGVVCLSPPRNAPTSNSFYGAMALAAGNTLVVNAPPTAPLGVGFVYREIVAPLLERLGAPPGTLNVLCTHARAVVRQWLDSPDCDDLVFFGGSEQGLKLERECVAAGKKPVLELSGNDGVLVWHDAETDLAARALCERYYGSGQICMTPKFAIVHPEVADRLLKELVEQVREIRPGPPEDPRTVLSPVVKRAEFTEVLGEVLAAGGELLCGGEVVDVDDEPSAAGPFIRPAVVRVDGLAGAARLRAFREETFFPLLCVVVPEAPVRLEEAIGFLNANRYGLRNSLWTQDERVVERFCEEVVNGGMLKVNDSHIGCVPGIPYNGGTGATGGIFGEANLPAVRTTHLQSIAVATLVRPRESVFDHGAGVTR; this is encoded by the coding sequence ATGCACTCTTACGAGGTATGGGTCAACGGCGCCGAGGAGCCGGGCACCCGATGGATCTACTGGCCGCGGGTGGGTCAACTCCTGCGTGAGCCGTTCGAGGTGCTCGGGCTCAAGGCCCGGCTGGAGCGCGGCGAGGACCTGCCGTACGACGACCGGCTGCTGGCGGGGCGCGTGGCCATGTCCACCCCCGAGCAGGGGCTGCGCGCCCTGGCCGCCGCCCGAGCCGCCCAGCCGGGATGGGCGGGGATCCCGCTCGCCGACCGGCTGGAGCTGCTGCACGGCATCCACCGGGCCGTGGTCGAGCGGCGCGAGGAGCTGACGGGCCTGCTGGTCGCCGAGGGCCACCCCGTACGGCTGGCCGGCTGGGAGCTGGACTCCGTGGCCGCCTCCTTCCACCCGGACTCCGTGGCCGACTTCGCCGGGCGGCTGCGGGAGCCCGAGCGGACCGCGGCCGGCCGGCGCACCCGCATGGTGCGCAAGCCGGACGGGGTGGTGTGCCTGAGCCCGCCGCGCAACGCCCCGACCTCCAACTCCTTCTACGGGGCGATGGCGCTCGCCGCGGGCAACACGCTGGTCGTCAACGCGCCGCCCACCGCCCCGCTGGGCGTCGGCTTCGTGTACCGGGAGATCGTGGCCCCGCTCCTGGAGCGGCTCGGCGCCCCGCCCGGCACCCTCAACGTGCTCTGCACGCACGCCCGCGCCGTGGTGCGCCAGTGGCTGGACAGCCCCGACTGCGACGACCTGGTCTTCTTCGGCGGCTCCGAGCAGGGGCTCAAACTGGAGCGGGAGTGCGTGGCCGCGGGGAAGAAGCCCGTACTCGAACTGTCGGGCAACGACGGGGTGCTGGTGTGGCACGACGCCGAGACCGATCTCGCCGCGCGGGCCCTGTGCGAGCGGTACTACGGCTCCGGGCAGATCTGCATGACCCCGAAGTTCGCCATCGTCCATCCGGAGGTGGCCGACCGGCTCCTGAAGGAGCTGGTCGAGCAGGTGCGGGAGATCCGGCCCGGTCCGCCGGAGGATCCGCGCACGGTGCTGAGCCCGGTGGTCAAGCGGGCGGAGTTCACCGAAGTCCTCGGCGAGGTGCTGGCGGCCGGCGGGGAACTGCTGTGCGGCGGGGAGGTCGTGGACGTGGACGACGAGCCCTCGGCGGCGGGGCCGTTCATCCGCCCGGCGGTCGTCCGGGTGGACGGGCTGGCCGGGGCCGCCCGGCTGCGCGCCTTCCGCGAGGAGACCTTCTTCCCGCTGCTGTGCGTGGTGGTGCCCGAGGCGCCGGTCCGGCTGGAGGAGGCCATCGGCTTCCTCAACGCCAACCGCTACGGTCTGCGCAACTCCCTGTGGACCCAGGACGAGCGGGTCGTCGAGCGGTTCTGCGAGGAAGTGGTCAACGGCGGCATGCTGAAGGTCAACGACTCGCACATCGGCTGCGTGCCGGGGATCCCGTACAACGGCGGCACGGGAGCGACGGGCGGCATCTTCGGCGAGGCCAACCTGCCCGCCGTGCGCACCACCCACCTCCAGTCGATCGCCGTGGCCACCCTGGTCCGGCCGCGGGAGTCGGTCTTCGACCACGGGGCGGGCGTCACGCGATGA
- a CDS encoding EF-hand domain-containing protein: MTNDLLDRKLDRAFTHLDVNEDQVIDEHDIIGLGSRLLSALGEPATSPKATRVMGGLVDFWQELFTELDMDRDGKVTPEEYKQGMKRLFQDDLAAYDKSFRPMAHAMLLVADKDDDGRISPEEFQKAQTAFDTKLSHADTEALFARIDADHDGFLSVDELLGAVREYYTGTAEDAPGNLLFGEL, from the coding sequence ATGACGAACGACCTGCTCGACCGCAAGCTGGACCGCGCCTTCACCCACCTCGACGTCAACGAGGACCAGGTGATCGACGAGCACGACATCATCGGTCTCGGTTCCCGCCTGCTGTCGGCCCTCGGTGAGCCGGCGACCTCCCCCAAGGCGACCCGGGTGATGGGCGGGCTGGTCGACTTCTGGCAGGAGCTCTTCACCGAGCTGGACATGGACCGGGACGGGAAGGTCACGCCGGAGGAGTACAAGCAGGGCATGAAGCGCCTCTTCCAGGACGACCTCGCGGCGTACGACAAGTCGTTCCGGCCGATGGCCCACGCGATGCTCCTGGTCGCCGACAAGGACGACGACGGCCGGATCAGCCCCGAGGAGTTCCAGAAGGCCCAGACGGCCTTCGACACGAAGCTGAGCCACGCGGACACCGAGGCGCTCTTCGCCCGGATCGACGCCGACCACGACGGCTTCCTGTCCGTGGACGAACTCCTCGGCGCGGTGCGGGAGTACTACACCGGCACCGCGGAGGACGCGCCCGGGAACCTGCTCTTCGGCGAGCTCTAG
- a CDS encoding ABC transporter ATP-binding protein, translating to MKSAGRSVGASGRAGRTGRQYVATATAETAAGSKQGWGRRLAAYTWRYKANVLLALGSSLGGMAVMALVPLVTKVILDDVIGDHSKPMGPWALMLIGAAVLVYVLTYIRRYYGGRLALDVQHDLRTDMYDTIARLDGRRQDELSTGQVVGRATTDLQLIQGLLFMLPMTIGNFLLFGISLGIMLWLSPLLTVVALLMAPALWFIAKRSRKKLFPATWYAQSQAAAVATVVDGAVTGVRVVKGFGQEEQETGKLREAGRRLFAGRMRGIRMNSRYTPALQAVPALGQVAMLALGGWMATKGQVTLGTFVAFSTYLAQLVGPVRMLAMVLTVGQQARAGVERVFELIDTEPVIEEGKHELPADAPATVEFDDVRFGYDPERPVLDGFSLSIAEGETVALVGSSGSGKSTVSLLLPRFYDADRGAVRVGGHDVRELTYDSLRDAIGLVPEDSFLFSDSIRANVAYGHPGATDEQVRAAVRAAQAEGFIEALPAGYDTKVGEQGLTLSGGQRQRIALARAILTDPRLLLLDDATSAVDARVEHEIHEALRAVMAGRTTLLIAHRRSTLALADRIAVLDHGRLSDVGTHEELERRSALYRRLLTDPDALGAGSPRTPGAPAMEEFERALDRDMEREIELEAEIDSEPVNAKRRVAGGITPELWRRQEEADEKTTAPAGMSATPELLAQVAALPPADDTPDVDETRAASAEDSYNLGRLLRGFWAPLAISLGLVALDAGSGLLLPILIRHGIDQGVEAAALGAVWAASLLALGVVLAQWAAQFAETRMTGRTGERVLYALRVKIFAQLQRLGLDYYERELTGKIMTRMTTDVDALSSFLQTGLVTAVVSVLTFFGILVALLVLDVELALIVFATLPLLIIGTVFFRRKSVAAYELARDRVGLVNADLQESVAGLRIVQAFRRQRAGAVRFAERSDSYRQARVRGQWLISVYFPFVQLLSSGAAAAVLIVGAGRVEAGTLTTGALVAYLLYIDLFFAPVQQLSQVFDGYQQATVSLGRIQGLLREPTSTPRPADPRPVTELRGEIAFEGVEFSYGTAEERGEKEPALSGISLRIPAGQTVAFVGETGAGKSTLVKMVARFYDPTSGRVTADGVDLRELDLTGYRHRLGVVPQEPYLFPGTVRDAIAYGRPEASDAQVEAAAHAVGAHAMIATLDGGYLHTVTERGRNLSAGQRQLIALARAELVDPDVLLLDEATAALDLATEALVNQATDRLAGKRTTLVVAHRLTTAARADRVVVMDRGRVAEDGTHAELLARGGRYAELWRTFAGEDEPAAVA from the coding sequence ATGAAATCCGCCGGTCGGAGCGTTGGCGCTTCCGGTAGGGCAGGACGAACGGGGAGGCAGTACGTGGCTACGGCGACGGCGGAAACGGCGGCTGGAAGCAAACAGGGGTGGGGCAGGCGGCTCGCCGCCTACACCTGGCGGTACAAGGCCAATGTGCTGCTGGCCCTCGGATCCTCGCTCGGCGGCATGGCCGTCATGGCCCTCGTGCCGCTCGTCACCAAGGTGATCCTCGACGATGTCATCGGCGACCACAGCAAGCCCATGGGGCCCTGGGCCCTGATGCTCATAGGCGCCGCGGTCCTCGTGTACGTGCTGACCTACATCCGCAGGTACTACGGCGGCCGGCTCGCCCTCGACGTGCAGCACGACCTGCGCACCGACATGTACGACACCATCGCCCGGCTCGACGGCCGCCGCCAGGACGAGCTGTCCACCGGGCAGGTCGTGGGGCGGGCGACCACCGACCTCCAGCTGATCCAAGGGCTGCTCTTCATGCTGCCCATGACCATCGGCAACTTCCTGCTCTTCGGGATATCCCTCGGGATCATGCTGTGGCTCTCGCCGCTGCTGACCGTCGTCGCGCTGCTCATGGCCCCCGCCCTCTGGTTCATCGCCAAGCGCAGCCGCAAGAAGCTCTTCCCCGCCACCTGGTACGCCCAGAGTCAGGCCGCCGCCGTCGCCACCGTCGTCGACGGGGCCGTCACCGGCGTCCGCGTCGTCAAGGGCTTCGGCCAGGAGGAACAGGAGACCGGCAAGCTCCGCGAGGCCGGGCGCCGGCTGTTCGCCGGGCGGATGCGCGGCATCCGGATGAACTCCCGCTACACCCCGGCGCTGCAGGCCGTACCGGCCCTCGGCCAGGTCGCCATGCTGGCCCTCGGCGGCTGGATGGCCACCAAGGGACAGGTCACCCTCGGTACCTTCGTCGCCTTCTCCACCTACCTGGCCCAGCTCGTCGGCCCCGTCCGCATGCTCGCCATGGTGCTCACCGTCGGCCAGCAGGCCCGCGCAGGCGTGGAGCGGGTCTTCGAGCTCATCGACACCGAGCCGGTGATCGAGGAAGGGAAGCACGAGCTTCCCGCGGACGCGCCCGCCACCGTCGAGTTCGACGACGTGCGGTTCGGGTACGACCCCGAGCGGCCCGTGCTCGACGGGTTCAGCCTCTCGATCGCCGAGGGGGAGACCGTCGCCCTCGTCGGTTCCTCGGGCAGCGGCAAGTCCACCGTTTCGCTGCTGCTGCCGCGCTTCTACGACGCCGACCGCGGCGCCGTCCGGGTCGGCGGCCACGACGTGCGCGAGCTGACCTACGACTCCCTGCGCGATGCCATCGGGCTGGTGCCCGAGGACTCCTTCCTCTTCTCCGACAGCATCCGCGCCAATGTCGCGTACGGACACCCCGGCGCCACCGACGAACAGGTCCGTGCCGCCGTCCGCGCGGCCCAGGCCGAAGGGTTCATCGAGGCCCTCCCCGCCGGGTACGACACCAAGGTCGGCGAGCAGGGCCTGACCCTCTCCGGCGGCCAGCGCCAGCGCATCGCGCTCGCCCGCGCCATCCTCACCGACCCCCGCCTGCTGCTCCTCGACGACGCCACCTCCGCCGTCGACGCCCGCGTCGAGCACGAGATCCACGAGGCGCTGCGCGCCGTCATGGCCGGCCGCACCACCCTGCTCATCGCCCACCGCCGCTCCACGCTCGCCCTCGCCGACCGGATCGCCGTACTGGACCACGGGCGGCTCTCCGACGTCGGTACGCACGAGGAGCTGGAGCGCCGCTCCGCCCTGTACCGGCGGCTGCTCACCGATCCGGACGCGCTCGGCGCAGGCTCCCCGCGGACGCCCGGGGCGCCCGCGATGGAGGAGTTCGAGCGAGCCCTGGACCGGGATATGGAGCGGGAGATCGAACTCGAAGCCGAGATCGACTCCGAGCCCGTGAACGCGAAGCGCCGGGTGGCCGGCGGGATCACCCCCGAGCTCTGGCGGCGCCAGGAGGAGGCGGACGAGAAGACCACCGCCCCCGCGGGGATGTCCGCCACCCCCGAACTGCTCGCGCAGGTGGCCGCACTGCCGCCCGCCGACGACACCCCCGACGTGGACGAGACCCGCGCCGCCTCCGCCGAGGACAGCTACAACCTGGGCCGCCTGCTGCGCGGCTTCTGGGCCCCGCTCGCGATATCCCTCGGCCTCGTCGCCCTCGACGCAGGCTCCGGCCTGCTCCTGCCCATCCTGATCCGGCACGGCATCGACCAGGGCGTCGAAGCGGCCGCCCTCGGCGCCGTCTGGGCGGCGTCCCTGCTCGCGCTCGGCGTGGTCCTGGCCCAGTGGGCCGCGCAGTTCGCCGAGACCCGGATGACCGGCCGCACCGGCGAGCGCGTGCTCTACGCCCTGCGCGTCAAGATCTTCGCCCAGCTCCAGCGCCTCGGCCTCGACTACTACGAGCGCGAACTGACCGGCAAGATCATGACCCGGATGACCACCGACGTGGACGCCCTGTCCAGCTTCCTGCAGACCGGGCTCGTCACCGCCGTCGTCTCCGTCCTCACCTTCTTCGGCATCCTGGTCGCCCTGCTCGTCCTGGACGTGGAGCTGGCGCTGATCGTCTTCGCCACGCTGCCCCTGCTGATCATCGGCACCGTCTTCTTCCGCCGGAAGTCCGTCGCCGCCTACGAGCTCGCCCGCGACCGGGTCGGACTGGTCAACGCCGACCTCCAGGAGTCCGTGGCCGGACTGCGCATCGTCCAGGCCTTCCGCCGCCAGCGCGCCGGCGCCGTCCGGTTCGCCGAGCGCAGCGACTCGTACCGCCAGGCCCGGGTCCGCGGCCAGTGGCTGATCTCGGTCTACTTCCCCTTCGTCCAGCTGCTGTCCTCCGGGGCGGCCGCCGCCGTCCTGATCGTCGGCGCGGGCCGGGTGGAAGCCGGCACGCTCACCACCGGAGCGCTGGTCGCGTACCTGCTCTACATCGACCTGTTCTTCGCCCCCGTCCAGCAGCTCTCGCAGGTCTTCGACGGCTACCAGCAGGCCACCGTCTCCCTCGGCCGGATCCAGGGCCTGCTGCGCGAGCCCACCAGCACCCCCCGCCCGGCTGACCCCCGCCCGGTCACCGAGCTGCGCGGCGAGATCGCCTTCGAGGGGGTCGAGTTCTCGTACGGCACGGCCGAGGAGCGCGGGGAGAAGGAACCGGCGCTCAGCGGGATCAGCCTGCGCATCCCCGCCGGGCAGACCGTCGCCTTCGTCGGCGAGACCGGAGCCGGCAAGTCCACGCTGGTCAAGATGGTGGCCCGGTTCTACGATCCGACCTCCGGCCGGGTCACCGCCGACGGGGTGGACCTGCGCGAGCTGGACCTGACGGGCTACCGCCACCGCCTCGGCGTCGTCCCCCAGGAGCCGTACCTCTTCCCGGGGACCGTCCGCGACGCCATCGCCTACGGGCGGCCCGAGGCGAGCGACGCACAGGTGGAGGCCGCCGCGCACGCGGTCGGCGCCCACGCCATGATCGCCACCCTGGACGGCGGCTACCTGCACACCGTCACCGAACGCGGCCGCAACCTCTCCGCGGGACAGCGCCAGCTGATCGCACTGGCCCGCGCCGAGCTCGTCGACCCCGACGTGCTGCTGCTCGACGAGGCCACCGCCGCCCTCGACCTGGCCACCGAGGCCCTGGTCAACCAGGCCACCGACCGGCTCGCGGGCAAGCGCACCACCCTGGTCGTGGCGCACCGGCTGACCACGGCCGCGCGCGCCGACCGGGTCGTGGTCATGGACCGCGGCCGGGTCGCGGAGGACGGCACCCACGCCGAGCTGCTGGCCCGCGGCGGCCGGTACGCCGAGCTGTGGCGCACCTTCGCGGGCGAGGACGAGCCGGCCGCCGTGGCGTAG
- a CDS encoding thiamine pyrophosphate-binding protein, translating to MTHDHDLVLRPTEAQKAAALAPPPGRTGGDLVVETLRSLGATTVFGLPGQHALGLFDAVGRSDLRLVGLRTENNAGFAADAYGRMTGEAAPLLLSTGPGALMALPALAEAAAASAPVLAISSQVPTPGLGGGRRGHLHELRDQSASFRDVVKSVHTARTPSQIPSVIAEAWESALTAPHGPVWVEIPEDVLRTETFIPQVTGMDATPHELTPRPELTALAAHWLENAERPVIIAGGGVIRSDAAGKLKQLAERLNAPVVSTFGGKGAFPWTHPLSLQSWLEDRHMTDFLEDADVLLVVGSGLGELSSNYHTFFPEGRVVQIEADLGKLESNHAGLGIHADARLALQALLETVAERPDPQAPERVALLLSAIAARLDSQDLTLEQRLLTSIRQALPPRSPSFWDMTILSYWAWSAFDAKHPNTMHSAQGAGGLGYAFPAALGAAVAEPGTPVLAVSGDGGAMYSIADLATARQHDLDVTWLIVDDGGYGILREYGCETGTSLTRPDFVALAASFGVPATTTTPESLREDLAASLKTPGPSLLLLPAELKMFEPTHV from the coding sequence GTGACGCACGACCACGACCTGGTACTCCGTCCCACCGAAGCCCAGAAGGCGGCGGCGCTCGCGCCCCCGCCGGGGCGCACGGGCGGGGACCTGGTCGTGGAGACGCTGCGCTCGCTCGGCGCGACCACCGTCTTCGGGCTGCCCGGCCAGCACGCGCTGGGCCTCTTCGACGCCGTCGGCCGCTCCGACCTGCGCCTGGTCGGACTCCGTACGGAGAACAACGCCGGGTTCGCCGCGGACGCGTACGGCCGGATGACGGGCGAGGCGGCGCCGCTCCTCCTGTCCACGGGCCCGGGCGCGCTCATGGCGCTCCCCGCCCTGGCCGAGGCGGCGGCGGCGTCGGCGCCCGTCCTGGCGATCTCCTCGCAGGTCCCGACCCCGGGCCTGGGCGGCGGCCGGCGCGGTCACCTGCACGAGCTGCGCGACCAGTCGGCCTCCTTCCGGGACGTGGTCAAGTCCGTGCACACCGCCCGGACCCCCTCCCAGATCCCGTCCGTGATCGCCGAGGCCTGGGAATCGGCGCTGACCGCCCCGCACGGACCGGTGTGGGTGGAGATCCCGGAAGACGTACTGCGCACGGAAACCTTCATCCCGCAGGTCACGGGCATGGACGCGACCCCGCACGAACTGACCCCGCGCCCGGAGCTGACCGCACTGGCGGCCCACTGGCTGGAGAACGCCGAGCGCCCGGTGATCATCGCGGGCGGCGGGGTGATCCGCTCGGACGCGGCGGGCAAGCTGAAGCAGCTCGCGGAACGCCTGAACGCCCCCGTCGTCAGCACCTTCGGCGGCAAGGGCGCCTTCCCCTGGACGCACCCGCTCTCCCTCCAGTCCTGGCTGGAGGACCGCCACATGACGGACTTCCTGGAGGATGCCGACGTCCTGCTGGTGGTCGGCTCGGGCCTGGGCGAACTGTCCTCGAACTACCACACGTTCTTCCCGGAGGGCCGGGTCGTCCAGATCGAGGCGGACCTCGGCAAGCTGGAGTCCAACCACGCGGGCCTCGGCATCCACGCGGATGCCCGCCTCGCCCTGCAGGCACTCCTCGAAACGGTCGCCGAACGCCCCGACCCGCAGGCCCCGGAGCGCGTCGCCCTGCTCCTGTCCGCCATCGCGGCCCGTCTGGACTCCCAGGACCTGACCCTGGAGCAGCGGCTCCTGACCTCGATCCGGCAGGCCCTGCCGCCACGTTCCCCGTCCTTCTGGGACATGACGATCCTGTCGTACTGGGCCTGGTCGGCCTTCGACGCCAAGCACCCCAACACCATGCACTCGGCGCAGGGCGCGGGCGGCCTCGGCTACGCCTTCCCGGCCGCTCTCGGTGCGGCCGTGGCGGAGCCGGGCACCCCGGTCCTCGCGGTCTCCGGCGACGGCGGCGCGATGTACTCGATCGCCGACCTGGCCACCGCCCGCCAGCACGACCTGGACGTCACCTGGCTGATCGTGGACGACGGCGGCTACGGCATCCTGCGCGAGTACGGCTGCGAGACGGGCACGAGCCTGACCCGCCCCGACTTCGTGGCCCTGGCGGCCTCCTTCGGCGTTCCGGCGACCACGACCACCCCGGAATCCCTCCGCGAGGACCTGGCCGCGTCCCTGAAGACCCCGGGACCTTCGCTGCTGCTCCTTCCGGCCGAGCTGAAGATGTTCGAACCCACCCACGTCTGA
- the speB gene encoding agmatinase, whose product MSTQPRGPVDSSRIPRYAGPATFARLPRLDEVGGKADVAVVGVPFDSGVSYRPGARFGGNAIREASRLLRPYNPAQDASPFALAQVADAGDIAANPFNINEAVDTIEAAADELIGNGSRLMTLGGDHTIALPLLRSVAKKHGPVALLHFDAHLDTWDTYFGAEYTHGTPFRRAVEEGILDTEALSHVGTRGPLYGKQDLDDDAKMGFGIVTSADVYRRGADEVADQLRQRIGDRPLYISIDIDVLDPAHAPGTGTPEAGGMTSRELLEIIRGLSSCNLVSADVVEVAPAYDHAEITSVAASHTAYELTTIMSRQISAARGAR is encoded by the coding sequence ATGAGCACGCAGCCGCGCGGCCCCGTCGACTCCTCCCGCATCCCGCGCTACGCGGGCCCCGCGACCTTCGCCCGGCTGCCCCGCCTGGACGAGGTCGGCGGCAAGGCCGACGTGGCCGTCGTCGGCGTGCCCTTCGACTCCGGAGTCTCGTACCGCCCCGGCGCCCGCTTCGGCGGCAACGCGATCCGTGAGGCCTCCCGCCTGCTGCGCCCGTACAACCCGGCGCAGGACGCCTCCCCGTTCGCCCTCGCGCAGGTCGCCGACGCCGGCGACATCGCGGCGAACCCCTTCAACATCAACGAGGCCGTCGACACGATCGAGGCCGCCGCCGACGAGCTGATCGGCAACGGCTCCCGCCTGATGACCCTCGGCGGCGACCACACGATCGCACTGCCCCTGCTCCGCTCGGTGGCGAAGAAGCACGGCCCGGTCGCGCTGCTCCACTTCGACGCCCACCTGGACACCTGGGACACGTACTTCGGCGCCGAGTACACGCACGGCACCCCGTTCCGCCGCGCCGTCGAGGAGGGCATCCTCGACACCGAGGCCCTGTCCCACGTCGGCACGCGCGGCCCGCTGTACGGCAAGCAGGACCTGGACGACGACGCCAAGATGGGCTTCGGCATCGTCACCTCGGCCGACGTCTACCGCCGCGGCGCCGACGAGGTCGCCGACCAGCTCCGCCAGCGCATCGGCGACCGCCCGCTGTACATCTCCATCGACATCGACGTGCTGGACCCGGCGCACGCCCCCGGTACGGGCACCCCGGAGGCGGGCGGCATGACCTCCCGCGAGCTGCTGGAGATCATCCGCGGGCTTTCCTCCTGCAACCTGGTCTCGGCGGACGTCGTCGAGGTCGCCCCGGCGTACGATCACGCGGAGATCACCTCGGTCGCGGCCTCGCACACCGCGTACGAGCTGACCACGATCATGAGCCGTCAGATCTCTGCGGCACGCGGCGCCCGCTAG